In a single window of the Candidatus Tisiphia endosymbiont of Nemotelus nigrinus genome:
- a CDS encoding ISAs1 family transposase, giving the protein MDSKDNEITAIPEAIECLDIKNAIVTIDAMGCQKNIAKQIVEKEADYILGLKMNHPGLYNEVEKSFQVDVAKFLETDVAETYDKGHGRVEERKCYVIRDVKNIFGYEQWAGLNSVIQVKRKVVEKNKVSESVNYYISSSNNSAEAMLKSIRSHWGIESMHWVLDVVFNEDASIIRQGNAPANMAIIRRFVLNILNRIKTKRETKPKMMLTMGWSSNNLKRFINALIKIH; this is encoded by the coding sequence ATTGATAGCAAAGACAATGAAATCACAGCTATTCCAGAAGCAATAGAATGTTTGGATATTAAAAATGCAATAGTTACTATTGATGCCATGGGGTGTCAAAAAAATATAGCCAAACAGATTGTAGAAAAAGAAGCTGACTATATTTTAGGGTTAAAGATGAATCATCCTGGATTGTATAATGAGGTTGAAAAGTCCTTTCAGGTAGATGTAGCTAAGTTTCTAGAAACAGATGTGGCAGAAACTTATGATAAAGGGCATGGTAGAGTTGAAGAAAGAAAATGCTATGTAATACGTGATGTTAAAAATATATTTGGTTATGAGCAATGGGCTGGTTTGAATAGTGTTATTCAAGTAAAAAGAAAAGTAGTTGAAAAAAATAAAGTATCAGAATCAGTAAATTATTATATTAGTAGTTCTAATAATTCCGCTGAAGCGATGTTAAAAAGCATAAGATCTCATTGGGGAATTGAATCTATGCATTGGGTACTCGATGTGGTATTTAATGAAGATGCAAGCATCATACGTCAAGGCAATGCTCCTGCAAATATGGCTATTATCCGAAGGTTTGTATTGAATATTTTAAATAGAATAAAGACCAAAAGAGAGACCAAACCAAAAATGATGCTTACTATGGGTTGGTCATCAAATAACTTAAAGCGTTTTATTAATGCCTTAATAAAAATTCACTAA